One Delphinus delphis chromosome 3, mDelDel1.2, whole genome shotgun sequence genomic region harbors:
- the PRLR gene encoding prolactin receptor has product MKENVASTVVFILLLFLNTNLLNGQSPPGKPEIFKCRSPEKETFTCWWKPGADGGLPTNYTLTYHKEGETFTHECPDYKTGGPNSCYFNKKHTSIWTIYIITVNATNQMGSSSSDPRYVDVTYIVEPDPPVNLTLELKQPEDRKPYLWIKWFPPTLVDVRSGWLTLQYEIRLKPEKAAEWETHFAGQQTQFKILSLYPGQKYLVQVHCKPDHGFWSEWSPESSIPIPNDFSMTDATVWIFVAVLSAVICLIMVWVVALKGYSMVTCILPPVPGPKIKGFDTHLLEKGKSEELLSALGCQDFPPTSDCEDLLVEFLEVDDSGDQQLLAAHSKEHPGQGVKPMHSDPDSDSGRGSCDSPSLLSEKCDEPRANPSKFHTPEGLEKAEKPETNVTQPQGPQSTSVEGKIPSLHASGSQSSTWPLLQPPGLHYSRSSYHSVADVCKLGLGTAGAASTLLDKTDTRALKPSQTIETGGEGKAAERGESESFRFKTDQDAARLLPQDKTPLTSAKPLEYVEIHKVSKDGALALLPKQNEHSGRAEKTSTPETSKEYSKVSRVMESNILVLVQNRRAQNLAPFEEPAKEAPPSLPQNPAAVDLASFPAAPSSCRLQLGGLDYLHPTGFMHPFQ; this is encoded by the exons GACAGTCACCTCCTGGAAAACCTGAGATCTTTAAATGTCGTTCTCCCGAAAAGGAAACATTCACCTGCTGGTGGAAGCCTGGGGCAGACGGAGGATTACCTACCAATTACACGCTGACTTACCACAAGGAAGG AGAGACATTCACCCATGAATGTCCGGACTACAAAACCGGTGGTCCCAactcctgctactttaacaagaAGCACACCTCCATATGGACGATATACATCATCACAGTAAACGCCACGAACCAGATGGGAAGCAGTTCCTCGGATCCACGTTACGTGGACGTGACTTACATAG TTGAACCAGACCCTCCTGTGAACCTGACTTTGGAATTAAAACAGCCAGAAGACAGAAAACCATATCTGTGGATAAAATGGTTTCCACCCACCCTGGTTGATGTACGATCTGGTTGGCTCACACTCCAGTATGAAATTCGATTAAAACCTGAGAAAGCAGCTGAGTGGGAG ACTCATTTCGCTGGGCAGCAGACTCAGTTTAAGATTCTCAGCTTATATCCAGGGCAGAAATACCTTGTTCAGGTTCACTGCAAGCCAGACCATGGATTCTGGAGTGAGTGGAGCCCAGAGAGCTCCATCCCGATACCTAATG ACTTCTCAATGACAGATGCAACCGTATGGATCTTTGTGGCTGTTCTTTCTGCTGTCATCTGTTTGATTATGGTCTGGGTAGTGGCTTTGAAGGGCTACAG CATGGTGACCTGCATCCTCCCTCCAGTTCCCGGgccaaaaataaaaggatttgaTACTCATCTGCTGGAG AAGGGCAAGTCCGAGGAACTTCTGAGCGCCCTGGGATGCCAAGACTTCCCTCCCACTTCCGACTGCGAGGACTTACTGGTGGAGTTCTTAGAGGTGGATGACAGTGGGGACCAGCAGCTGCTGGCAGCTCACTCCAAAGAACACCCGGGGCAAGGCGTGAAGCCCATGCACTCGGATCCCGACAGTGACTCTGGCCGGGGCAGCTGCGACAGCCCTTCCCTTCTGTCTGAAAAGTGTGATGAACCTCGGGCCAATCCCTCCAAGTTCCACACTCCTGAGGGCcttgagaaggcagagaaacctGAGACAAACGTTACCCAGCCCCAAGGCCCTCAGAGCACAAGCGTGGAAGGCAAAATCCCCTCTCTTCATGCCAGCGGATCCCAATCTTCAACGTGGCCTTTGCTGCAGCCCCCCGGCCTGCACTACTCCAGGTCATCTTACCACAGCGTTGCTGATGTGTGTAAGCTGGGCCTGGGCACGGCAGGTGCTGCATCCACTTTGTTGGACAAAACAGACACACGTGCTTTAAAACCCTCACAAACCATTGAGACTGGCGGGGAAGGAAAGGCAGCTGAGCGCGGGGAGTCAGAAAGCTTCCGTTTCAAGACTGACCAAGATGCGGCACGGCTGCTGCCCCAGGACAAGACCCCCTTGACCTCTGCTAAACCCTTGGAGTACGTGGAGATCCACAAAGTCAGCAAAGATGGAGCGCTGGCGCTGCTCCCGAAACAAAACGAGCACAGCGGCCGGGCGGAGAAGACCAGCACCCCTGAAACCAGCAAGGAGTACTCGAAGGTGTCCCGGGTGATGGAGAGCAACATCCTGGTGTTGGTGCAGAATCGGCGAGCGCAAAACCTGGCTCCGTTTGAAGAACCGGCCAAGGAGGCCCCGCCATCCCTGCCACAGAATCCAGCCGCGGTAGACCTGGCCTCCTTCCCCGCGGCCCCGAGCAGCTGCAGACTCCAGCTCGGTGGGCTGGATTacctgcatcccacaggttttatGCACCCCTTTCAGTGA